The genomic DNA CAACGCGGCGAGATGGTCGCCATCAAGGTGTGGGTGCACGGCGGCTATCTGGAGCACTTCAAAGAAAAGCCATAGCAAGAGGAGAAAACCCCGGGCTCCAGTTCCGAAGATGACCAAAACCCGGACGGGCGCCTCGGGGTCTCCGTGTTTCGAACCCTGACCTCGAAATCTGCGGGTTTGACGATGAATGAGAAGTTGCTGGAAGAAATCAATGCCTTATTAAGCGAAAATGGGCGCATTCGCCAGACGGTGCGTGACCGTTTGATCCTGGCTTGCATTGCTGAGATCTATCGCGCCACCCAGTCCCTGCCCGACATCCAACGGCGCATCGAGCAGTTGGAGCGGCGCTCGATCTTGCTCTGGGCGGAACGTCATCCCAAAGCCGCCCTGACTTTGCTGGCAGCCTTGCTGTTCCTGATCAACCTGAGCACCTTCAATGAGTTGCGTCGTTTCTTCTTTGGACTGTTGGGCTTGCCTCTCGATCTGATCCCCTAAAGAGGAGAGACCCCATGACCACCCGTCAGGAAGTCAACCAGCTCTGCCGTCGCCGCCTGGGAGATCAACAGGCTCCCTTTGCCTTTAGCGATCTGCAGATCAATCAATGGATTCACGATGCCATTGCCGAGATTTCGCAACTCTTTCCGCGCACGCTCTATGCAGAGTTCACCCTGCAGGCGGCTCAAAACGTTGTGGATTTGAGCGCTTTGAGCGGCTTTCAATCCATCCTTCAGGTGGAATATCCGTTGGGACTGCAACCGCCGCGCTATCTGGTGCGCGTTGCGCACACCAAAACGGGACGCTTTTACGGTCACCCGACCTACGATCTAGATTGGGGCTGGTCAGGTGGTCGGCGCCTGATTCTGGGACTCTCCCCGCAGGCAGGGGAGCGCCTGGGGCTGACCTACGAAGCGGATCACCTCTATCCGGACGACGATCAAACCCCGTTGACCGTTCCCGATCGTCACCTCGAACTGATCGTGTTGTTTGTGCGCATGGCTGCCTTGCAAGAACAGCTTGCCGAGTTGGGCGCCCAGAGTTTGCCGGCTCCGTCGTTGTTGGGAGTCCGGGCATCGAATGCAGCCCGTGCTCGTCAGGAGTATCTCGAGGCGCTGGACAAAGCGCGCAGGCGAGAAGGCATGAGCGCCATTGTGGTTGGATGGTGATTCCCTGTCTCTCTCCTCGCCCTGTGGGAGATGGGCCGGGGGTGAATCCATCTCCCCTCGCCCTGTGGGAGAGGGGCCGGGGGTGAGGGCAAATGATATAATTCTCTGCGCACAGGCTCAGTTCAAGGACGATAAATGCACGAAGCGGTTATCAACCTGCACATGCACACCCCCTACTCCGATGGCTTATACAGCCATACCCAAATCGCCCAGGCAGCCTTGAAGAGCAATCTGGATGCGGTGATCGTCACCGATCACAATGTGTTGGTTAGGGGCATGGAACGCCTTGTGCAGGCAGGCGAACGGCGCACCCTGCTGCTGGTGGGGGAAGAGATTCACGATCAAGCCCGACAGCCGCAAAAGAACCACCTGTTGGTGTTTGGAGCAGATCGAGAGCTTGCCCATTATGCTCCTGAACCGCAACGCCTGATCGATGCGGCCCGTCAGGCCGGCGGGTTAACCTTTCTGGCACATCCGGTTGACCCGGCTGCGCCGGCTGTACGCCAGGACGATATCTCGTGGGTGGATTGGGAGGTGCGCGATTTTACCGGAATAGAACTCTGGAATGGCTTTTCCGAGTTCAAAGGTCACCTGAAAAGTTTGCTCCATGCGTTGTACTATGTGACGTTCCCTTCTTTGATTGCCGAGGGTCCTTTTGCGGCTACCCTGAGACTGTGGGATAACCTGCTGGCGCAGGGCAAAGCAGTAGTGGCAATCGGCGGATCGGACGCCCATGCCCTGCCGATTCGAGTGGGTCCGCTGCGCAAAATTATCTTCCCCTTCGAGTTTCACTTCCGTGGTATCAACACGCATGTTTTGCTGGCGCAGCCTCTCTCGGGTGAATTCAGCGTGGACCGACAGATGATCTACGCGGCGCTGGCTGCTGGACGGGCGTTCATCGGTTACGATTTGCCGGCGGCAACCCACGGTTTTCGCTTCTCTGCGGTTGGCAAAGACCGTGAAGCTGTGATGGGCGAGACAATCTCGGTGCAGAAGGGAGTGACCTTGAAAATTCGCCTGCCCTTTGCCACCGAGTGCATTTTGATCAAAGATGGTCAGCCGATTAAGAAGTGGTACAGGCGCGATCGGTGCACGTTCCTGGTGGCTGAGCGGGGCATCTATCGGGTGGAGGTGTATATCCGCTTTCTCGGCAGGCGGCGGGGCTGGATCTTCTCCAACCCGATTTATGTGGTCTGAAGAGACAGTTGAGCGGAGCGTGGTGGACATACCCCTGGAATGATGAGAAGTAAGGCATTCTCCCCCACCATCTCATCCATACGGCACGAATTGCGAGTGCACTGAGCCATCGCTATACAGGTCTATCAGCACATAGGCAGGAGGAAAGTTCATATAGCTGCCCATCCACCAGTTGCCTGAGACAGCGCCGTCGGTCAGATAGGTCACGCCTAAATACTCGATGCGCTCATGTTGGTGACTATGACCGCTCAAACAGAGCCGAATGTTGGGGTGCGCCAGGAAAAGTTGCCGAAAACGACGTGCGTCGATGTGCACCCACGCCGCCGGAACAACCCAGTTGCCGCTTTCTTCGTTTGGTCCGTCAAATAGCTCGCAGGCGCTCAAGATGGGAATATGTGAGGCAATTGCGATGGGTGTTTCTGCCGCAACCCCGGCCACTTCTTCTTCCAGCCAGCGGAACTGCTCCTCGTCTAACTTGCCAATGTAAGGTTCTTTTGAAACTGAATTGGCAGGATGAACGCTGTCGAGCACGATAAAATGCCAGCCACCAAAGTCAAACGCATAGTAGGAGGAAGATAACCCTAATTTTTGCAGCGCCAAACCTTTGCCATAAAGCGGGTCTTTTTTCAAATTCCCGTCCTTCATCCCCCATCCCCAGACATCATGGTTGCCAATGGCGTGATAAATGGGTAGTTTACATTCGTTTTGGACAATCTCCAGAAACGCCTGCCATTGACGCTCGGCATCCTCTCTGGAAGTCTTGAGCGAATCCATGATGGAATCGCCTGTGTTGAGGATGAAGTCGGGTTGATCTTCCAGAGCCTGGACATGGCGAAAAGCTTTGGCAACCTGTTCTTCAATGCCCGGTTGAGGCAAAACGTGAAAATCGGTCAGGTGGGCGATACGGCAGGTGCGCCGCCCGGGTGGTTTCTCTGTGGCAGAGCTCAATCGAGCCGGATGGATTGGCTGCGAACAGGCGGCGCTCAAGGCGACTGCGCCTAACCCCGCCAGACGCAGAAATTCGTTCCGGGTGAAGGTGGGGGGATTTTGGGCTAAATGTTTTTTCATCCTACATCCATTTTCGGTCGGTATTGTAAGGCTTCGGCAAGATGATGAACCTGAATCGAATCACTTGCTTCCAGATCGGCGATGGTGCGGGCGACTTTCAGGACGCGATGGTAAGCCCGCGCCGAAAGCTGCAGGCGGGTCGTGGCGGTGCGCATCAAATTCTTGCCTGCTTCATCGAGCACACAGGTCTGGCGCATCTGCGCTGCGCTCATCTCGGCGTTGCAGGTGATGCGAGGAGAGGCTTCTTGTTCTTCATCGGAATGCCTGAGGCGCTCGAACCGCTGGCGCTGGCGTTGTCTGGCAGCCTCGACCCGTTGTTGGATCACCGCCGAAGGTTCGCCCAGCCGATCGTCGCTCAGCTTATCCACCTCCACGCGAGGCACTTCAACGTGAATGTCAATGCGGTCGAGCAGAGGCCCGGAGATGCGTTTTTGGTAGCGGGTGACCATTTGTGCCGAACAGGTGCAGACTTTTTGATGATCGCCATAATAACCGCACGGGCAGGGATTCATGGCTGCCACCAGTTGAAAGTTCGCCGGAAAGGTGAGCGACCCCTGGGCGCGGCTGATGGTTACTACTTTATCTTCCAGAGGTTGGCGTAAGACTTCCAGCGTGCGAGGACTGAATTCGGGCAATTCGTCCAGGAATAAGACGCCGCGGTGGGCAAGGGAGATCTCGCCGGGGTGCGGCCAGTTGCCGCCGCCGACCAGTCCGGCGTGGCTGATGGTGTGGTGAGGGGCGCGAAAGGGGCGCACGCGCACCAGAGGTGCATCCGGCGGCAGTTGATCGGCGACCGAATAGATGCGCGTTACATCCAGCGCTTCCTCGATCGTCAGGCGTGGCAGAATGCCCGGCATTGCCCGTGCCAGCAAGGTCTTACCGGCGCCCGGCGGACCGATCATCAGCACATTGTGTCCACCGGCGGCGGCAACCTCTAAGGCACGCTTGACGTGCTCCTGTCCCTTGATCTCCTGGAAGTCGCTCTGCCCGACAGCCGGCAGGGATTGCAGGTCGATGGAAGGATGGGGTTTCAAGTCCTGTTGCCCGCGCAGGTGAGCAACCAGTTCGCCAAGGCTCTCAACAGCCAACACCTCCAGCTCTGGCACTAAGGCGGCTTCATCTGCATCGGCAAGGGGGACATAAATGCGTCGAAAGCCTTGTTGCCGGGCAAGGGCCGCCATGGGGAGCACGCCGCGCGTATGGCGCACTTTGCCATCCAGCGACAATTCACCCACCACGATGGCGTCCTGAACGCTCTCCAGGGGGATTTGGCCCGTACAGGCTAACACACCGAGGGCAATCGGCAGGTCATAAGCCGGACCTTCTTTGCGCACGGTTGCCGGGGCAAGGTTGACCACCAGACGGCCGCGCGGATAACGTAAGCCAGCGTTTTTGATCGCCGCCTGCACCCGCTCGCGGCTTTCCTGCACGGCTGCATCGGGCAAGCCAACGATTAC from Anaerolineae bacterium includes the following:
- a CDS encoding MG(2+) CHELATASE FAMILY PROTEIN / ComM-related protein, with translation MLARVYSCAMIGLDGVVVEVEVDTAQGLPAMVIVGLPDAAVQESRERVQAAIKNAGLRYPRGRLVVNLAPATVRKEGPAYDLPIALGVLACTGQIPLESVQDAIVVGELSLDGKVRHTRGVLPMAALARQQGFRRIYVPLADADEAALVPELEVLAVESLGELVAHLRGQQDLKPHPSIDLQSLPAVGQSDFQEIKGQEHVKRALEVAAAGGHNVLMIGPPGAGKTLLARAMPGILPRLTIEEALDVTRIYSVADQLPPDAPLVRVRPFRAPHHTISHAGLVGGGNWPHPGEISLAHRGVLFLDELPEFSPRTLEVLRQPLEDKVVTISRAQGSLTFPANFQLVAAMNPCPCGYYGDHQKVCTCSAQMVTRYQKRISGPLLDRIDIHVEVPRVEVDKLSDDRLGEPSAVIQQRVEAARQRQRQRFERLRHSDEEQEASPRITCNAEMSAAQMRQTCVLDEAGKNLMRTATTRLQLSARAYHRVLKVARTIADLEASDSIQVHHLAEALQYRPKMDVG